From Betaproteobacteria bacterium, a single genomic window includes:
- a CDS encoding D-alanine--D-alanine ligase, translating to MSGNRFGKVAVLMGGRSAEREISLLSGNAVLGALHERGVDAHAFDPKERDISDLKRENFYRVFIALHGRYGEDGTVQGALELLGIPYTGSGVMASALAMDKWRTKLMWQAAGIPVPKDVLVDAASDWNAIVRTLGLPLIVKPAHEGSTIGLTKVRTANKLPAAYELAARYDRLVLAEEFIDGQELTASILGDVALPLIRIVAPQGNYDYQNKYFTDETKYHCPAGIDSEAERSIRAVALRAFQVLGCEGWGRADLIMRADHTFSFLEMNTSPGMTGHSLVPMAARQAGLAFPDLVVRILEGAHVG from the coding sequence ATGAGCGGTAACCGGTTCGGGAAAGTGGCGGTACTCATGGGTGGCCGCTCCGCCGAGAGAGAGATATCGCTGCTGTCAGGCAACGCAGTGCTCGGCGCGTTGCACGAGCGCGGCGTGGATGCGCATGCCTTTGACCCGAAAGAGCGTGACATATCGGATCTCAAGCGTGAGAACTTCTACCGCGTGTTCATCGCGCTGCACGGTCGTTACGGAGAAGACGGTACCGTGCAAGGCGCGCTCGAACTGCTCGGGATCCCCTACACCGGAAGCGGAGTCATGGCGAGCGCTCTAGCGATGGACAAATGGCGCACCAAGCTGATGTGGCAGGCGGCCGGCATCCCGGTTCCGAAAGATGTGCTGGTGGATGCGGCGTCGGACTGGAATGCGATCGTGCGAACGCTGGGGCTGCCCCTGATCGTAAAGCCCGCACACGAAGGTTCGACGATCGGGCTAACCAAGGTTCGCACGGCAAATAAGTTGCCCGCGGCCTACGAGCTGGCCGCGCGCTACGACCGACTGGTGCTCGCGGAAGAATTCATCGACGGACAGGAGCTCACGGCGTCGATTCTGGGCGATGTCGCGTTGCCGCTGATCCGCATCGTGGCGCCGCAGGGGAACTACGACTACCAGAACAAGTATTTCACCGACGAGACGAAATACCACTGCCCCGCCGGAATTGATAGCGAAGCGGAGCGCAGCATCCGCGCGGTCGCACTGCGCGCGTTTCAGGTCCTGGGGTGCGAAGGTTGGGGCCGAGCCGACCTGATCATGCGAGCCGACCACACTTTCTCGTTTCTGGAGATGAACACGTCACCGGGAATGACCGGCCACAGCCTGGTGCCGATGGCCGCACGGCAGGCTGGGCTTGCCTTTCCCGATTTGGTCGTGCGAATTCTGGAGGGTGCTCATGTGGGATGA
- a CDS encoding UDP-N-acetylmuramate--L-alanine ligase — translation MKHKVKHVHFIGIGGAGMSGIAEVMLNLGFEVSGSDISESAATLRLKSQGAKVHIGHDETNVSGANAVVTSTAVRPDNPEVAAARAKRIPVVPRAMMLAELMRLKQGIAIAGTHGKTTTTSLVASVLAEAGMDPTFVIGGRLEAAGSHAKLGTGEFIVVEADESDASFLYLQPVLAVVTNIDADHMETYGHDFGRLRQAFLEFIERLPFYGMAVLCMDDANVRSLLPIITKQVTTYGLAEGAQIRAMDVEADAARMRFRVVRRNGHSRAAADLNITLNLPGLHNVQNALAAIAVGMEIGAPDEAIVKALAEFRGVGRRFQRYGDVTLAHGNFTLIDDYGHHPAEMAATIAAARGAFPNRRLVLVFQPHRYTRTRDCFEDFVKVLSSVDALLLTEVYPAGEAPIVAADGRALARAVRVAGKIEPVFVEQIGDLPAAILAKATSGDVVITMGAGSIGTVPGKIAKGN, via the coding sequence ATGAAGCACAAGGTCAAACATGTCCACTTCATCGGTATCGGCGGCGCCGGGATGAGCGGAATCGCGGAAGTCATGCTCAATCTGGGTTTCGAGGTCAGCGGCTCCGATATCTCGGAAAGTGCTGCCACCTTGCGACTGAAGAGTCAGGGAGCCAAAGTGCACATCGGTCACGACGAAACGAATGTCAGCGGGGCCAATGCCGTGGTCACGTCTACCGCGGTCAGGCCGGACAATCCGGAAGTCGCCGCCGCCCGCGCCAAGCGCATTCCAGTCGTGCCGAGAGCGATGATGCTCGCGGAATTGATGCGACTGAAGCAGGGCATTGCGATTGCAGGAACCCACGGCAAGACCACGACGACCAGCTTGGTCGCCAGCGTGCTCGCCGAGGCGGGGATGGATCCGACGTTCGTCATCGGTGGTCGGCTTGAGGCCGCCGGCTCCCATGCAAAACTCGGTACCGGGGAATTCATCGTCGTGGAGGCCGATGAATCCGACGCATCGTTTCTATACCTTCAGCCGGTGCTCGCGGTCGTCACCAATATCGACGCCGACCATATGGAGACCTACGGGCACGACTTTGGCCGCTTGCGCCAAGCCTTTCTCGAATTCATTGAACGCCTGCCTTTTTACGGAATGGCGGTTCTGTGTATGGACGACGCCAACGTGAGAAGCCTGTTACCGATCATCACCAAGCAGGTAACGACTTATGGTTTGGCTGAAGGCGCGCAGATTCGCGCGATGGACGTCGAAGCCGACGCCGCACGGATGCGTTTTCGGGTAGTGCGCAGAAACGGGCACTCGAGGGCCGCCGCTGATTTGAACATCACGCTGAACCTTCCCGGTTTGCACAACGTGCAGAACGCGCTTGCCGCGATTGCCGTGGGGATGGAAATCGGCGCTCCCGACGAGGCCATCGTCAAAGCGCTGGCGGAATTCCGCGGTGTCGGACGACGATTTCAGCGCTACGGAGACGTGACGTTGGCGCACGGAAATTTTACCCTGATCGACGACTACGGGCATCACCCGGCGGAGATGGCCGCGACGATCGCCGCAGCGCGCGGGGCTTTCCCGAACCGTCGGCTGGTCCTGGTTTTTCAACCGCATCGGTACACGCGAACCCGGGATTGTTTCGAGGACTTCGTAAAGGTTCTCTCCTCCGTCGACGCACTGCTGCTTACGGAAGTCTATCCGGCCGGCGAAGCTCCGATCGTGGCCGCAGATGGCCGCGCGCTTGCGCGCGCAGTGCGTGTGGCCGGCAAGATCGAGCCGGTGTTCGTGGAGCAAATTGGAGATTTGCCGGCTGCGATTCTCGCAAAGGCGACGAGCGGCGACGTGGTCATCACCATGGGCGCCGGGTCCATCGGGACGGTGCCCGGAAAAATAGCAAAAGGGAACTGA
- the murB gene encoding UDP-N-acetylmuramate dehydrogenase, whose amino-acid sequence MDMAERGQIETSGLRGEFRRNEPMRRHVSWRAGGVADRTYAPADLDDLGVFLSRLPEHEPVLFVGLGSNLLVRDGGLRGTVVFTHRVLARFFLEESPGYAEIYAEAGVASPKIARFASVHNLEGAEFLAGIPGTVGGALAMNAGCYGSETWNAVARVRTIDRAGRLQIREPHEYTVGYRSVLPVQAHDEFFVAVWFRFARGNGGKARQKIKDLLSRRIATQPLAESNAGSVFRNPPGDYAARLIEASGLKGKRIGGAEVSTVHANFIVNKGGAKAHDIEELIVLVQETVKREADVMLEREVRIVGEA is encoded by the coding sequence ATGGATATGGCAGAACGCGGACAGATCGAGACCAGCGGATTGCGTGGCGAATTCAGGCGCAACGAGCCGATGCGCAGGCATGTGAGCTGGCGAGCCGGCGGGGTCGCCGATCGCACTTACGCGCCCGCAGATCTTGATGATCTTGGGGTATTTCTCAGCCGTCTCCCAGAACACGAACCGGTTCTCTTCGTCGGGCTTGGTAGCAATTTGCTGGTCCGGGATGGAGGTCTTCGCGGAACAGTCGTGTTTACGCATCGCGTCCTTGCGCGCTTCTTTCTGGAAGAAAGTCCCGGCTACGCCGAGATTTATGCGGAGGCGGGCGTCGCCAGTCCGAAAATCGCACGCTTTGCGTCAGTTCATAACCTCGAGGGCGCGGAGTTTCTCGCCGGCATTCCCGGCACCGTGGGGGGTGCACTGGCAATGAATGCCGGCTGCTATGGATCCGAAACCTGGAATGCGGTTGCGCGAGTGCGCACCATAGACCGCGCCGGCCGGCTGCAGATTCGCGAGCCTCACGAGTACACGGTCGGCTATCGCAGTGTCCTTCCGGTACAGGCCCACGACGAATTCTTCGTTGCCGTCTGGTTCCGTTTTGCACGAGGCAACGGCGGAAAGGCACGCCAGAAAATAAAGGATTTGTTGTCGAGGCGAATCGCCACGCAGCCGCTTGCCGAGTCCAACGCGGGCTCGGTATTCCGCAATCCGCCTGGCGACTACGCGGCGCGCCTGATTGAGGCAAGCGGTCTGAAAGGCAAGCGCATAGGCGGCGCGGAGGTTTCGACCGTGCACGCCAATTTCATCGTCAACAAAGGTGGGGCGAAGGCGCATGACATCGAAGAGCTGATTGTGCTCGTGCAGGAAACGGTAAAGCGCGAAGCGGATGTGATGCTGGAGCGCGAAGTGCGGATCGTGGGTGAAGCATGA